Below is a genomic region from Methanosphaera sp. ISO3-F5.
TTATACATAATGACCGGATCAACAACAGTAAATGAAAAAGAAATAAAGCATTCAGGAACTGGACGAATACATCGTTTATTAATGTATCCTATGAGTTTATACGAAAGTGGGGATTCAAATGGTAAAATTTCATTACAAAAATTATTTGAAGATGAAAAATTAGATATTAATGGTATAGAATCATTTCTTACTTTAGAAGACTTATTACATGTAGCTTGTCGTGGAGGATGGCCAGAAACGCTAAATATAAACGATAAAAACAAACAGTTAAAAATTGCAACATCATATGTTGACCATATATGTCAAACAGATGTATCGGAAATAGATAATGTAAAGAGAGATCCGGATAAAATTAAATTACTACTGCAATCTTATGCTAGGAATATATCCACCCTTGCAAAAAATACGAATATTCTTAAAGATGTTAATTCAACATATACTACCCTTGATAAAAGCACTTTCTATTCATATATTACTGTACTGAAAAATATATATGTTATAGATGATATAAAGGGATGGTCACCAAATATTCGTTCTAAAAATGCTATACGAAAAGGACCTAAAAGACAATTTATAGACCCTTCAATAGCAACTGCAGTTCTTGATTTAACACCACAAAAATTAATTTATGATTTAAATACCTTCGGATTTATATTTGAAAATCTATGTATACGTGATTTAAAAATTTATTCACAATCATTAGGTGGAAAAATATATTATTACCATGACAACACAGATTTAGAAGTAGATTGTGTAATACAATTAAAAAAATGGAAATTATGGATTAATTGAATTTAAATTAGGCAGTAAAGAAGAAGAAAAAGGAGCTAAAAATCTTTTAAAAATAGATAAATTAATTAAAGAAAAAATAAAAAGCAATGATGATGTAGATATACCTGAACCATCCTTTTTAGCAATTATAACTGGGGGCAAATTCGCTTATACAAGAGATGATGGTATAAAAGTAATTCCAATAGGGTGTTTAAGAAATTAAAAGAAGAAGGAAAAAAAATTTATTCTTCATCTTCTTCTTCGCCAGTGAATTCACCGTATTCTTTTCAAGTATGTATAAAAATTAAATGATAATTATAAATAAATAATTCTTCATAATTTATAACAAATAATATATTATAATAGGGATAGTATGTTTAATAGAATTAATATTGCAAGGAAGTTTGCTGAAAAAATTAAATCAAAGGATATACATCAAATTATTCTTTTTGGATCTGTAGCTCGTGGTGATGATAATGTGGATTCAGATATTGATATATTGATTATATCCCCAGATATAAAGAAAATTCAAGATGAAATAGATGATGAAGTAGTTGAAATTATCTTAGAAACAAACCAATTCATTTCTGCTCATTTAATGACAACAGACCATTTTAATAAAAACAAAAACAATTCCTTTTTAAAAAGTGTTTTTAAGGAGGGTGTTGTGATTGGATGAAATTAGAAGGTTATGTTAATCTATCTAAAGAACATTTGGAGTCTAGTCTTATATTATTAGAAGCAAAAAAATATCGTAGTTCAATATCTAGTTCATATTATGCAATGTTTTCTATAGCCAAGGCTTTACTTATTAAGGAGGGTATTGTAACTTCAAAACATTCTGGAGTCACAAGTTTCTTTGGTAATACTTAGTTAAAGGAAAAGGATTTGATAAAAAAATTTATAAATATTTAACTAGAGCGAAAACTTCTCGAAAACAAGCAGATTATGATTATGATTTTATATTAGATAAAGAAGATGCAAAAGAAATATATGAACATGCACTATTATTTATTAATGAAGCTGAAAAATATTTATAATCACTAATTTTAAAGTATTGCTTTTTCAAAAAATTCTATAAAACATAATATATAATAAATTTAAAACAAAATGGTAATAATATACTAAAAAGAATATTAATAAAGAGAAGATGATTATTCTTCATCTTCTTCTTCACCAGTGAATTCACCATATTCTTTGTCAAGTAAGTATAAAAGTTGTGGTGAATCTACAGACATTCTAACTTTTCTAAGGTCTTCTGCTGCAAGTTCTTCTTCTTCTACTTGTTCTTCTACAAACCATAATAAGAATTGGTTGGTTGAATGATCCTTAATTTTTATGCTTAAATCTACAAGGTCATGGATTAATGAGGTTACTAATTCTTCGTGTGCTTGGATTTCTTCATATACTTCTACAACGTTTTTCCAGTCTCTTTTTGGTTCGTCTATTGCTTGTAATACTACACTTCCACCTTTTCTTAGGATGTAGTCATAGAATTTCATTGCATGTTCTAATTCTTCTTCTGCATGTACTCTTAATGAATTTGCAAAACCTGGTAAATCGTTGTCTTCAAAATAAGTTGCCATTGATAGGTATAAGTATCCTGATTGCATTTCAGCATTTAATTGGTCATTTAATGCTTGTTCCATTTTTTTGTCTAACATAATTATTTATTCTCCTAAAGTTGGATAATATTATTATGTAAGACAAGTATTTAAATATATTTTGCAAAATAAATATGTTAAGAAAATAAGTAGGTGGTGGTGAAAAAGAGTTGATTTAAGCTTTTCTTGTGTATACAAAATCAGCTAATTTCATTAATGCATCTTTTGCATCAGAATCAGGAATAACAACTAGTGATTCCTTAGCTTTTATAACACAGTCATATGCTAGTGCTCTAGCATATTGTATTGCACCATACTTTTCAAGTATACTCATTGCTTCAGGGATGATGCTGTCATCATTTGCTTCAAGTAATTCTATGAGTCTGTCATGATCTTCTTTGTTTGCTTTTTCAAGTGCATATAGTACCATTACTGTTTTTTTGCCTTCTACGAGGTCACTACCTACTGGTTTACCTATTGATTCGTCCCCTGTTAGATCTATGTAATCATCTTGTATCTGGAATGCTAATCCGACATTTCGGCCATATTCCTGTAAAGCGTTAATTTGCATTGATGTTGCTCCACCGATTATTGCTCCTGCTCCTGTTGCACCTGTAATTAATGCTCCTGTTTTTTTGTAGATCATGTTCATGTATTCATCTTGTGTAACTTCGAAGGTGTCCTCGAATGACATGTCTAATGCTTGTCCTTCACAGATTTTTATACATGAGTCTACAAGTACTTTTAGTGCATCGATTGCTCGTTCGTATCCTACATTGTCGTCTGCTGTTTTTATGATTGTTTCGTATGCTTTTGCAAAGAGTGTGTCACCTGCTAGTATTGCTAATGGTTCTCCCCATACTTTATGCACTGCTTTCATTCCTCGTCTTGTATCGTCATTGTCCATGATATCATCGTGTATTAGGCTGAAAGTGTGGATTAATTCTAGTGCTGCTGCAGCTTTTAATGCTTTTTCTGTGTTTCCTCCTACTGCTTGACAGCTTAGAATTGTTAATGCTGGTCTGAATTTTTTTCCTCCAGCTTTTATTAAGTGTGAAGATACATCTCTTAACTCTTCTGGTTCGAGTGTTTTTAATGCGTCATCTATTTCTGTGTCAACTTCTGCTGAGTATGCTTTTAATATTTCCATTACATCCATTTTTAATCACCTATTAAATACTTGTGCTTGTCCATTTCTTAGTATGTGTACATCATTTCCTAGTTTATATCCTTCTTCTTCTGCTAATTCTACGAATGCTGCTAAGTGACTTAAGTCCCCGTGTGATGGGATTAAGTGTTGTGGGTTTAGCATTCTTATAAAGTCTCTTATATCTTCGGGTCCTGCGTGACCTGATACGTGAACATTATTATATATTCTTGCTCCTCTTTCTTTTAGTCTTCTGTTTAGTAAGTCCCTGTTTGCTAGGTTTATTGGGTTAGGGATTGTTGTTGCAGAGAATATTACGTTGTCTCCCGGTTTTATTTCGAAGTTTGTTTTGTTGTTTGCTATTCTTGGTAGTAGTGCGTCTGGTTCTCCTTGGTGTCCTGTTACTATGAGCATGTATTTTGTTCTGTTTTCGTTTGCTCTTGCCAGTGCTTTGTTGATTGATTTTGAGTTTCCGTATATGCTTACATTTCTTGGTAAGTTTAGTATTCCGAGTGATTCTGCTATTGAACAGTATCTTTCCATTGAACGTCCGAGAAGTAGTACTTTTCTTCTGCTTCTTTCTGCTATTTTTGTTATTGCTTGTATTCTTTCTATGTGACTTGAGAATGTTGTTACTATTAGTCCTTTTCTTTCTTCTAATGGTCCTTTAAGCACATCCTTTAAGAGGTCTCTGGCTATTTTTTCGGAGTGTGTTTTGCTTTCTTTTACTTCTTTGATGTTTGTTGTATCCATTATTGCTACTTTCACTCCTTTTTTACCTAGTTCTCTGAATCTTCTGTAGTCCGGTGGTGGGGATACCATTTGGTGGTTGTCAAATTTAAAGTCGTTTGCGTATATTACTACTCCTTCTGGTGTGTGTAATGCTGCTGTGATTGTCTGTGGTATACTGTGTGTTGTTCTTACAAATTCTAGTGTGAGGTTTGGTGATATTTGTATTTTTTCTCCAGGGTTTACTGTTTTTAGTGGATTGTTTACTTTGAATTTTCTTTCGCCTTTGATTGTTTTTTCTATTAGTGCTATTGTGTATGGTGTTGCGATGATTGGTGCTTCATATCTGTGTGCTAGTTTTGCTATTGCTCCTATGTGGTCAAGGTGACCGTGTGTACATACTATTGCTCTTACTTTTCCATCTACTTCTCTCATTAATGTGTCGTCTGGTATTACTCCTCTTTCTATAAGGTCGAGACTGTGCATACGTGATATGTCCGTGTCTTCGTGTATGTGAAGTCTATCTAGATGTATACCCATATCAAATATTACTACGTCATCATTTACTTTTACAGCAGTCATGTTTTTTCCTATTTGTTCATATCCTCCGACTGCTATTACTTCTATTGTCAAATTATATCCTCCTAGCGTATTTTGTTGTATCAATATTTAGTTGTGTTAATATTTCCCTGGTTTTTCCGGTGATTATTAATCTTTTCTGTTTTAATTCTTCTATATTAGATGCTCCAACTAGGAACATTGCTGTTTTCAGTTCTCTTGTGAATTGGTTTATTTTTTCTTCTACCTTTTCAGGATTTGCATATGCATGTTTCAGGAAGGGTAATGCCATTCCAGCACAACTTGCTCCCAGGCTTATTGCTTTTGCTGCTTCTAATCCATTGCGTATTCCACCACTGGATATTACGGGTAGTTGTGTTGCTTCTATTGTTTCGATTGTACTTACTGCTGTTGGTATTCCCCAATCCCAGAATAGGTTTCCTAAGCTTGGATTTTCACTACGGTATGTTTCTACTGCAGCCCAGCTTGTTCCTCCCACTCCTTGAACGTCTATTGCATCTACTCCAATTTCTTCAAGTATTTTTGCATCCCTTCCATCTATTCCTGCACCTGTTTCTTTTGCTATTATTGGAATGTCTGTTGTTTCGCATATGTTTCTTATTGAGTCCACATATCCTTTTGCATCAACATCTCCTTCTGGTTGGATGATTTCCTGTAATGGATTCAGGTGTATTGCCAGTGCATCACAATCCAGCATTTCTATTGCTTTTGGTGCATATTCTACTTGTGGTGCTCCTATGTTTCCGATTATCATGGCTTTTCTTGCATGATCTCGTACTATTGTGAATGTTTCTGTTAGTTCTTCATTTGTTATTCCTGCTCTTTGGCTTCCAACTCCCATTGCAATATTAGTATTTTCTATGGCTATTGCAATGTTTTCATTTATTTGTTTGCTTGCTTCGTGTCCACCAGTTATTGCAGAGATTATTAATGGAGTATCTAATGTTTTTCCTAAGAAATTGATTGATGTGTCTATTTCTTCAAAGTTTACTTCAGGCAGTGTTCTGTGTACTAGTTCTATGTCTTCGAATCCTGTTGTTCGATGGTGTTCTACATCCTCGTTTTTACAGATTTCTAGATGTGCTAGTTTTCTGTCTGATATCACTATCCTAACCTCCCTTATTACATTTTTTATGTGAATAAAATGAATGTTATTTTATTAATGTTCCTTTAACTTTTTGGCCGGATACTGCTTTTTTTAGGTTTCCTTCTTTTTCTGCATTTATTATTAATGATTCTATTCCCTCTTCTGCCAGGCTTAGTAGTTCATTAACTTTTCCTGCCATTCCCCCTGTTACATCGGCTTGGTTTTCATTATTTGTTAAAGTTAGTTTTGTGTCTTTTGTTACTATATCTACTAATTTAGCTTCAGGATTTGTTCTTGGATTGTCTGTGTATATTCCATCCACGTCTGAGGATAATATTACTTTGTTTGCTTTTAATTGTTTTGCAAAGTAGGTTATTATCTGGTCTCCTGAGATTATTGCAAATTTAATATCGTCATTTTTGTCAAGTACTGCATCTCCGTATATTACTGGTACAAATCCTTCTTTTATGTAACGTTCTATTGTTGATGTGTCACATGTGGTTATTCTCTGATTTTCTGTTACTATGAATGATGATGGTTTTATACCTACTGCGGGGATTCCTTTTTCTTGTAATTTCTCTACTACAATATAGTTCAATAATTGTACGGATGCCTGTGTTCTAGCTAATCCTTCAATTTTGTACAGGTTTTCTTGAGCATTTGTTATTTTTTCTCCGATTGCATACTTTTTTGCATGTATGTGTCCATATGATCCTGCTCCATGTACTATTATCATATCATCATTGTAGTATGATACTTCCTCTGCTATTCTGTCTAAATTAATTTCATCTATAGTTGGCTTGTTTGCATCTTTTATTGTTAATGCACTTCCACCTATCTTTAATATCATCATAATAATTTTACCTTATTATTTTTCAATGATTCGTGCAGTTACTCCTTCATCAGATTGTTCGCATTTGAAGGTAGGGTATTTGTTGTTTAGTTGACTGTATATTTCCTCAATATTGTCTGGGCAGTATGCGATTATACATCCTCCTCCACCACTACCTGTGAGTTTTGAACCTTTTGCTCCAAATTTTCGGGCCATATAAACCATGTCAGATAATTCTTGTGTGTTAACTCCTATTGAGTCCAGTAATCCCTGGTTTAAGTTCATGTAGTCCCCGATTAATTCTGAGTTCCCTTCTTCCAGAGCGTTTTTTGCACCTTTTGCAACTTCTTGCATTGCATTAAAAATATTTCCTACAACTTGTGGGTATTTCACATATTTTTGTCTAACAGATTCAACGAGTTTTCCCGTGTTTCCTGTTAATTCACAGTTTGATATTACTAGTGGTAAATCCATGTCGAAGTTTATTCTTTCTAATTCAAATTCTTCGTTTATATAGATTATTCCACCGTATGTGCTCATTGATGTATCTATTGGGCTTGCCGCTCCCTGAATTTTTATTTCAATATTTCTTGCTTCATGGGCTATTGTGTTTTTATCCATTTCCTTTCCTGCAAGGATGGATAGTGCTTTCATACAACTTACTGTTACTGCTGCTGATGATCCTAGTCCTGCTCCCAGATACATTTTTATGTCTACTGTTAGATTAAAGCCTTTTTCAAATTCAAATAAGTTTATTACTTCGTATATGTAATCGGTTATCATTTTGTTTTGGTCGTCTAATTCGTAGATTAGTTTCTTGTTAACCAGTTTTGATTGTGATGAATAATTTATTAGGGGTACGTTTATTTGTACTGTGTTGTCTGTTCGACTTGTTAGTTCTATGTTAACTCCCCTGTTTATTGCTACAGCTATTGCAGGTTTTTTATGTACTACTGAATGTTCACCAAACAGTATTACTTTTCCTGGTGCAAATGCTTCTATTTTCATAAATATTCTCCATTATTATCAAAAAGTAAGGTGTTTTAGTAAATAAAATTAGTTAAACAAAAAATAGTAAAATAATATTATGTTATATCTTATATTATCCAATATTTACTTAGATAAAGAAAAAATGTAGTTGTATCAAATAGATATACTACCATGGTTTATCTAAAATTATTTAATCTAATTCCAATACATTACCTGCTATTTGCAAGTACCCCTTAAAATGATTCCCGCATAGTACAAAAAACCATTTGTACCGTTACACTTAGTAACAAATAATGATTACATTAATCAATTATCTTATAAGAATCTGTTAATAATATATATTGAAATCATATATAATAAAGTTAACCATTTTAGCTAAAAATAATCCATTTTTCAGATTAGAAAAAGAAAGAAAAAAAGGAATTTAAGATAAATTATTTGGTCTCCTGCATTATAATATAAAATGCATTGGTTGCAAAGAATAATAGGAATGCTTCAAGAAAAGCTGAAATAAGCACATCTCTTATCAGAAATTCCAATAACCATACTAAATTAAAGGATAATACCAATATTAAAGACATGACCCCTACGAATTTCAAATATCTTTTATAACCTATTCTATAAATGTACCCGTTTATTACTCGAAAATCTAATGAATTAAATAAATTACCTGACATGTTTAAATTTATTTTTCCAATAAATGAAAATGATAAGAAGAAAACAAAAATTATTATGCTTATCAATACATTTAATTGAATACTACGTGTTAAATCAAGTTGTAATGATACTGGTAATTCAGCAGATAATTCACGTAAAGTAAAAATTGTAGTGTCAATATCCATACGGATTATGTACTCATGAATATGTAATAGATTAGAATAAACACCTGTTGGTACAATGAAAAATGATGAAAATAGTGCCGTTAAAAACATGTAATACAATGTTATGATATATTCTCTTAGTCCTTCGATAAAATTTTCTAAAAAATTATAATAATCAACAGAACTGTTATCTACTACACTGTTTGTTAAACTTATCATTAATCCAAAAATTATTAGGGTAACTACGGAATTTAATATGAACAGTAAAATTGTCCATTGTCCTATATGAACTTTATTAAATACTTCTGTTATTACTTCACATAATAATGCTAAAAGGAATACTAATATAAAATGTTTATATTCTTTGAATGGTAGTAGAAATGATTCTTTTACAATATGCCTTATCCTCATAATACTTAACCTACCTCATTACAAAAGTCTTCAATTAATAATGAGTATATGCTAATATCATTATCAACTTTTTCTATTTCTTCCTTTTTAAACCATTTTGCCGTTAATATCTCATCACCATCCACCTTAATTTCACCTGATTCATAATCTGCCTTGTATGCGCACATTAATGAATTTGGAAAGGGCCATGGTTGACTTCCCATATACTGTATGTTACAGATATTTATTCCTACTTCTTCTTTAACTTCTCTTTGAACTGCTTCTTCTATTGTTTCACCCATCTCAACAAATCCTGCTATCAGTGCATAGTTTACTGTTGTATTATAACTGTGACGTGCCATGAGCAGCTTATCATCTTTATGTATTGCTATGATTACTGCTGGTTGAATAATTCCGTGCACAACTTTTCCACATTCCAGACACTTAAATGCCATGCTGCCCTTTTTAATTGTGTTTTTTGAACCACATCGTCCACAGTACCTGTTATCCCTGTACCAGTCATTTATTAGTACTGCTCTTGTTGCAATTTGATAAATTTCCTTGTCGATTAAATATAAATCTCTTAAATCCATGTAATTTTCTTCATCTGTTACATTTACGACAAAACATTCTTTTCCCCTGTATTTTCCAATGTATAGTTTGAAGTTTACTTTGAAATTGTTTAAAAAAGAATCTTTTTCTAGGGGAATCTGATAATTCTCTGATAAGTATATTTTACGTTCTTGATTAATGATGTAATAATATGCATCATCCTCTGTATTGTATTTCTCATTAAAGTCTATTTCATAATCAGAGTATAAGTATTTATCAATCATGTTAATATATTTAATATTCTTAATTAATCTAACTTTTCTATACAATATTTCGAAGATTATAATGAAGTTATGAAAGGGAATAAAATATTTTATACTTCATAGCATCATAATTAATTTTAGTTTAAAAAAAGCTTGTTTTTTAAAGTATCTTGGATAGAACTATTATATACTCATTATTTCCATATTAGAGTTATATGATATGTTTATATTAACTAATAAGTTATGTTAAACAGAATTTTCAATGATAATTGATAAATCATCTGAAAAATTTACAAAATTTTAATGGAGATAGATTATGTATTCAACACAAGAGAAATATATTATTGCTGCAGGATCTTTAGCTACAGTTATTGTTGCATTCCTCTTAAATGCAGCTCCTGTAGCCTTGCCTTCCATTGCCAAATCATTTGCAATGAATAATGTCTTACAAAACTGGGTTGATACTCTTTACTTATTAACAATTGCAGTGTTTTCTATTCCATGTGGAAAGATTTGCCAGAAGTATGGTTTGAATAAAATATTAAAATATGGAATTATTATTTTCCTCATAGGTACTGTCGGTACTGGTGTTTCATTTAATGCTTATATGTTATTATTGTTTAGAGTAGTTCTCGGTATAGGTTCTGCCGTACTTAATGTTGCTTCAATAGCTTTAATTGTAGAATCAATGCCTAATGATAAGAAAGGACCGGCCGTGGGTATTGCGGTGGCTGCCGTGTATATTGGAATTGCCTTGTCACCTATTCTTGGTGGAAGTTTAATTTTTAATTTTGGTTGGCAGAGCTTGTTCTTTGCTACGATTCCATTTATTTTGTTAAATTATTATCTTATTTACAAAGTTAATGGTGAATGGAAACATGAGGATATGTACAGATTTGATAGTACTGGTACTGTTCTTTATAGTATTGGGATAATTTTATTTGTCTATGGTTTTACTAGAATATTAGAAATTACCGGACAGTTGATTACAGTGACTGGTATTGTTTTACTTGTCGGTTTTGCTTTATGGGAGTTAAGGAGTAATAATCCTGTATTTGATATGAAATTGTTTAAGAATATCCGTTTCACTGCTGCTAATTTAGCTTGTTTATTCAGTTATTTTGCTACATTCATGATTACTTATGTTTATAATTATCATTTACAGTACATTATGGGTATGAGTTCACAGACTGCTGGTATGTTTCTTATCATCACGCCGTTTATTATGATTTTCATGTCGTTACTGTCTGGTTGGCTTATCAAGAAATTCAGGGGTGAAATAATTACTGGTGTCGGTTTAGCTATATTGGCTGTTGCTTTTATGTTGTTATGTACTTTAAATAGTTCCACGCCTCTTGAATTAATTTTGGTTGCTATGTTTTTACATGGTGTTGGTTATGGATTGTTCTCATCACCGAATACTGTTCTTATAACTACTAGTGTTCCTGAGGAGGAGGCTTCTAAGGCTTCGGCTTCATTGTCTGCTATGAGGTTGATTGGTCAGACTGTTAGTTTAGGTATTTTTACTACTGTGTTTGCTATTATTATGGGAAATGTTGTTATTGAACCTCGGTATTATAATTTATTGATGGATAGTTCTCATGTTGTAGCGATTCTTGCTGTGGTTTTTGTTGTTATTGGTAGTATTATATCTTTTTATGGTCTTAAGGGAATTAGTGATTAATTCCATTATTTTTCTATTTTTTTATTCAAATTGTTGTTCTTTTTTAGTTAATATTATATACTAATACATCAATAATCATCTATATAGATTAATATAAATATAAATAAATATCTATTTAACAAAAAAAAGGTGATGAAAATGAGCCAAAGCACAAAAATTAGCTTCTTTGACAAATACCTGACAATATGGGTAATAATCTGTATGATAATAGGTATACTAATAAGCCAATTCCTGCCAATAATACCAGAATTCCTAAACCAATTCGAATATGCTCAAATATCAATACCCATGGCAATACTAATATGGATAATGATCTACCCAATGATGCTGAAAATAGACTTCAAATCAATAAAAAAAGTAAAAGACAACATACGAGGAATACTACTCACATGGTGCGTAAACTGGTTACTACAACCATTCAGCATGTACCTCATATCATTACTATTCTTCACAATACTATACCAGGGAATAATAACACCAGAACTATCCACACAATACCTCATAGGAGCAGTACTACTAGGAACAGCACCATGTACAGCAATGGTATTCGTATGGA
It encodes:
- a CDS encoding nucleotidyltransferase domain-containing protein codes for the protein MFNRINIARKFAEKIKSKDIHQIILFGSVARGDDNVDSDIDILIISPDIKKIQDEIDDEVVEIILETNQFISAHLMTTDHFNKNKNNSFLKSVFKEGVVIG
- a CDS encoding HEPN domain-containing protein — translated: MKLEGYVNLSKEHLESSLILLEAKKYRSSISSSYYAMFSIAKALLIKEGIVTSKHSGVTSFFGNT
- a CDS encoding ferritin, whose translation is MLDKKMEQALNDQLNAEMQSGYLYLSMATYFEDNDLPGFANSLRVHAEEELEHAMKFYDYILRKGGSVVLQAIDEPKRDWKNVVEVYEEIQAHEELVTSLIHDLVDLSIKIKDHSTNQFLLWFVEEQVEEEELAAEDLRKVRMSVDSPQLLYLLDKEYGEFTGEEEDEE
- the idsA gene encoding short chain isoprenyl diphosphate synthase IdsA — protein: MDVMEILKAYSAEVDTEIDDALKTLEPEELRDVSSHLIKAGGKKFRPALTILSCQAVGGNTEKALKAAAALELIHTFSLIHDDIMDNDDTRRGMKAVHKVWGEPLAILAGDTLFAKAYETIIKTADDNVGYERAIDALKVLVDSCIKICEGQALDMSFEDTFEVTQDEYMNMIYKKTGALITGATGAGAIIGGATSMQINALQEYGRNVGLAFQIQDDYIDLTGDESIGKPVGSDLVEGKKTVMVLYALEKANKEDHDRLIELLEANDDSIIPEAMSILEKYGAIQYARALAYDCVIKAKESLVVIPDSDAKDALMKLADFVYTRKA
- a CDS encoding RNase J family beta-CASP ribonuclease, with protein sequence MTIEVIAVGGYEQIGKNMTAVKVNDDVVIFDMGIHLDRLHIHEDTDISRMHSLDLIERGVIPDDTLMREVDGKVRAIVCTHGHLDHIGAIAKLAHRYEAPIIATPYTIALIEKTIKGERKFKVNNPLKTVNPGEKIQISPNLTLEFVRTTHSIPQTITAALHTPEGVVIYANDFKFDNHQMVSPPPDYRRFRELGKKGVKVAIMDTTNIKEVKESKTHSEKIARDLLKDVLKGPLEERKGLIVTTFSSHIERIQAITKIAERSRRKVLLLGRSMERYCSIAESLGILNLPRNVSIYGNSKSINKALARANENRTKYMLIVTGHQGEPDALLPRIANNKTNFEIKPGDNVIFSATTIPNPINLANRDLLNRRLKERGARIYNNVHVSGHAGPEDIRDFIRMLNPQHLIPSHGDLSHLAAFVELAEEEGYKLGNDVHILRNGQAQVFNR
- the fni gene encoding type 2 isopentenyl-diphosphate Delta-isomerase, with translation MISDRKLAHLEICKNEDVEHHRTTGFEDIELVHRTLPEVNFEEIDTSINFLGKTLDTPLIISAITGGHEASKQINENIAIAIENTNIAMGVGSQRAGITNEELTETFTIVRDHARKAMIIGNIGAPQVEYAPKAIEMLDCDALAIHLNPLQEIIQPEGDVDAKGYVDSIRNICETTDIPIIAKETGAGIDGRDAKILEEIGVDAIDVQGVGGTSWAAVETYRSENPSLGNLFWDWGIPTAVSTIETIEATQLPVISSGGIRNGLEAAKAISLGASCAGMALPFLKHAYANPEKVEEKINQFTRELKTAMFLVGASNIEELKQKRLIITGKTREILTQLNIDTTKYARRI
- a CDS encoding isopentenyl phosphate kinase; amino-acid sequence: MMILKIGGSALTIKDANKPTIDEINLDRIAEEVSYYNDDMIIVHGAGSYGHIHAKKYAIGEKITNAQENLYKIEGLARTQASVQLLNYIVVEKLQEKGIPAVGIKPSSFIVTENQRITTCDTSTIERYIKEGFVPVIYGDAVLDKNDDIKFAIISGDQIITYFAKQLKANKVILSSDVDGIYTDNPRTNPEAKLVDIVTKDTKLTLTNNENQADVTGGMAGKVNELLSLAEEGIESLIINAEKEGNLKKAVSGQKVKGTLIK
- the mvk gene encoding mevalonate kinase; protein product: MKIEAFAPGKVILFGEHSVVHKKPAIAVAINRGVNIELTSRTDNTVQINVPLINYSSQSKLVNKKLIYELDDQNKMITDYIYEVINLFEFEKGFNLTVDIKMYLGAGLGSSAAVTVSCMKALSILAGKEMDKNTIAHEARNIEIKIQGAASPIDTSMSTYGGIIYINEEFELERINFDMDLPLVISNCELTGNTGKLVESVRQKYVKYPQVVGNIFNAMQEVAKGAKNALEEGNSELIGDYMNLNQGLLDSIGVNTQELSDMVYMARKFGAKGSKLTGSGGGGCIIAYCPDNIEEIYSQLNNKYPTFKCEQSDEGVTARIIEK
- the nudC gene encoding NAD(+) diphosphatase, whose amino-acid sequence is MIDKYLYSDYEIDFNEKYNTEDDAYYYIINQERKIYLSENYQIPLEKDSFLNNFKVNFKLYIGKYRGKECFVVNVTDEENYMDLRDLYLIDKEIYQIATRAVLINDWYRDNRYCGRCGSKNTIKKGSMAFKCLECGKVVHGIIQPAVIIAIHKDDKLLMARHSYNTTVNYALIAGFVEMGETIEEAVQREVKEEVGINICNIQYMGSQPWPFPNSLMCAYKADYESGEIKVDGDEILTAKWFKKEEIEKVDNDISIYSLLIEDFCNEVG
- a CDS encoding MFS transporter, whose protein sequence is MYSTQEKYIIAAGSLATVIVAFLLNAAPVALPSIAKSFAMNNVLQNWVDTLYLLTIAVFSIPCGKICQKYGLNKILKYGIIIFLIGTVGTGVSFNAYMLLLFRVVLGIGSAVLNVASIALIVESMPNDKKGPAVGIAVAAVYIGIALSPILGGSLIFNFGWQSLFFATIPFILLNYYLIYKVNGEWKHEDMYRFDSTGTVLYSIGIILFVYGFTRILEITGQLITVTGIVLLVGFALWELRSNNPVFDMKLFKNIRFTAANLACLFSYFATFMITYVYNYHLQYIMGMSSQTAGMFLIITPFIMIFMSLLSGWLIKKFRGEIITGVGLAILAVAFMLLCTLNSSTPLELILVAMFLHGVGYGLFSSPNTVLITTSVPEEEASKASASLSAMRLIGQTVSLGIFTTVFAIIMGNVVIEPRYYNLLMDSSHVVAILAVVFVVIGSIISFYGLKGISD